A window of Spirochaetota bacterium genomic DNA:
CATTACCTGCTGAAGTAAAGGCTGATAATGTTAAAGCTTCATTCAAAAATGGTGTTTTGACTGTTGACTTTGAAAAGAAGGAAGTGTCACAGCCCAAACGCATAACTATCAATGTAAAATAACAGGAGGTGGACTATGTTCACAACGTATGATCTTCTTGATGACGTTTTAGCACTCAGGGACATGGTGGATCGCTTCTTTGATGAAGTTTCCACCACCCGTCGACGCGTGGAATTCCCTTATATCAACGTCTATGAAAAAGATGATGATATCATTATACGGGCGATAGCTCCGGGAGTTTCATCCAGCGATGTTACTGTGCAACTTGCTGATAATACAGTAACTATCGAAATGAACCGTAAGGAAGATTATGCTGACAAACCGTATTTGCGCAAAGAACGCGAGTTTGGCAGTTATAAGAAATCTATTAAGTTGCCATACTATGTGGATCCTGACAAGGTTGAAGCATCAATGAACAATGGTATTTTGACCATTAAGCTGACCAAACATGAGTCAGTAAAACCACGCAAGATAACCATTAACTAAAAGGAGGTGATAGTTATGGCAACCCAGGTAGCAAAACGCACTGATAGAAATCTTGATAAGAAGGATTATTGCTTGGTGCCTCCGGTTGATATCTATGAAACC
This region includes:
- a CDS encoding Hsp20/alpha crystallin family protein, with translation MFTTYDLLDDVLALRDMVDRFFDEVSTTRRRVEFPYINVYEKDDDIIIRAIAPGVSSSDVTVQLADNTVTIEMNRKEDYADKPYLRKEREFGSYKKSIKLPYYVDPDKVEASMNNGILTIKLTKHESVKPRKITIN